Proteins from a genomic interval of Peromyscus leucopus breed LL Stock chromosome 12, UCI_PerLeu_2.1, whole genome shotgun sequence:
- the Gp1bb gene encoding platelet glycoprotein Ib beta chain, whose product MRPRERAGAEARDACGALAIVPYLSPQHPCAPAQSYFWPGGRTVVCCCSLGPSPLQKELGCHPFAMGSRPRGALSLLLLLLARPSLPAAGCPAPCSCAGTLVDCGRRGLTWASLPAAFPPDTTELVLTGNNLTALPPGLLDALPALRAVHLGANPWRCDCRLLPLRAWLAGRPERAPYRDLRCVAPPALRGRLLPYVAEEELRAACAPGLLCWGALVAQVALLVLGLLHALLLALLLGRLRRLRARARAHASRELSLTTPLVAEPAGAVAS is encoded by the exons ATGAGGCCCAGGGAGCGGGCGGGGGCGGAAGCCCGGGATGCCTGCGGGGCCCTGGCGATAGTACCCTATCTGTCACCGCAACACCCTTGCGCGCCGGCTCAGAGTTATTTTTGGCCAGGCGGCAGAACTGTGGTCTGTTGCTGCAGTCTCGGGCCATCGCCACTCCAGAAAGAATTGGGCTGCCATCCTTTCGCCATGGGCTCCC GGCCGCGCGGGGCGCTgagcctgctgcttctgctgctagCGCGGCCCAGCCTCCCAGCCGCAGGCTGCCCCGCGCCGTGCAGCTGCGCAGGGACGCTCGTGGACTGTGGGCGCCGCGGACTGACCTGGGCCTCGCTGCCCGCTGCCTTCCCTCCCGACACCACCGAACTGGTGCTGACCGGCAACAACCTGACCGCCCTGCCGCCCGGGCTTCTGGATGCGCTCCCTGCGCTGCGCGCAGTGCACCTGGGTGCCAACCCCTGGCGCTGCGACTGCCGCTTACTGCCGCTGCGCGCCTGGCTGGCCGGCCGCCCCGAACGCGCGCCCTACCGCGACCTGCGCTGCGTCGCGCCTCCGGCGCTGCGCGGCCGCTTGCTGCCCTACGTGGCAGAGGAAGAGCTGCGGGCAGCGTGCGCGCCCGGCCTGCTCTGCTGGGGGGCTCTGGTGGCGCAGGTCGCGCTGCTGGTCCTCGGGCTGCTACACGCGCTGCTGCTGGCGCTCCTACTGGGTCGCCTGCGGAGgctgcgtgcgcgcgcgcgtgcccaCGCCTCCCGCGAGTTATCGCTCACAACCCCGCTGGTGGCCGAGCCGGCCGGAGCCGTTGCATCCTAA